One segment of Raphanus sativus cultivar WK10039 unplaced genomic scaffold, ASM80110v3 Scaffold2553, whole genome shotgun sequence DNA contains the following:
- the LOC108807063 gene encoding LOB domain-containing protein 22-like: MPSGKPSSSVFSLHPKPTPLKPSSSTSNNNNTTNQACAACKYQRRKCAPDCLLAPYFPHDRHRQFLNAHKLFGVSNITKIIKDLSPPDKDAAMYTIMFQSDARANDPIEGCYSIIRKLQYQIEYSKNELEMVVQQLAVFRNHHQEPHIQIQEPEDLSSFSSSCDLNNNNNSIPYSYPLHHVQEPIQQQQEQQQYCSSGNFNGLQEDMWCLQLQDSSTTVNMKGGFIDECEDIKPVEEVSSETHEFEHHHDGLVEEPYIISS; encoded by the coding sequence atgccaTCAGGCaaaccttcttcttctgtctTCTCATTACATCCCAAACCAACACCATTAAAACCTTCAAGCAGCaccagcaacaacaacaacaccacAAACCAAGCATGCGCGGCTTGCAAATACCAACGTAGAAAATGTGCTCCTGATTGTCTTCTCGCTCCTTACTTCCCTCACGACCGTCACCGACAATTCCTCAACGCGCATAAGCTCTTTGGTGTAAGCAACATCACCAAGATCATCAAAGACCTTAGCCCTCCTGATAAAGACGCCGCTATGTATACAATCATGTTTCAATCCGATGCACGTGCCAATGATCCCATCGAAGGATGCTATAGCATCATTAGAAAGCTTCAGTACCAGATCGAATACTCAAAAAACGAGTTGGAGATGGTTGTTCAGCAATTGGCTGTGTTCCGTAATCATCATCAAGAACCGCATATTCAGATTCAAGAACCTGAGGATCTCTCTAGTTTTTCGAGTTCTTGTGAtctaaacaacaacaacaactcgaTTCCTTACAGCTACCCTCTTCACCATGTCCAAGAACCAATTCAGCAGcaacaagaacaacaacaatatTGTTCCTCTGGAAACTTTAACGGGTTACAAGAAGACATGTGGTGTCTTCAACTTCAAGATTCATCAACGACGGTGAATATGAAAGGTGGCTTCATTGATGAATGTGAGGACATTAAGCCTGTGGAAGAGGTTTCTAGTGAAACACACGAGTTCGAGCATCATCATGATGGTTTGGTTGAAGAACCATACATCATTTCTTCTTag